One window from the genome of Eucalyptus grandis isolate ANBG69807.140 chromosome 7, ASM1654582v1, whole genome shotgun sequence encodes:
- the LOC120295264 gene encoding uncharacterized protein LOC120295264 has translation MESQKEEMKAMEVQLEKDPSRKHAFDVIIGDRFFLSVAVAGDPEGDPIVKDWVQQVHKSHRKGKKGEAVVVGISAERSRNYANALYTRYMRTPGSKDNPYDLLQLCAGSQCLLYELDPSHPIPKVLKDFVHDSRIFGVGVEAMAKELEREYGLTMRKPVELRKVAEKSKEVSLGYVDFRKKNLEQLARIVLGAEAEVARPRKIKWQMHDKYGPGAWDYDIRLSDELIKHASIDAFLACKMGTKLLKDV, from the exons ATGGAGTCGcagaaggaggagatgaaggCCATGGAGGTGCAGCTCGAGAAGGACCCCAGCCGGAAGCACGCGTTCGACGTCATCATCGGCGACAGGTTCTTCctctccgtcgccgtcgccggcgacCCGGAGGGCGACCCCATCGTCAAGGACTGGGTCCAGCAGGTCCACAAGTCGCACCGCAAGGGGAAGAAAGGGGAGGCCGTCGTCGTCGGCATCTCCGCCGAGCGGAGCCGGAACTACGCCAACGCCCTGTACACGCGCTACATGCGGACGC CCGGTTCGAAGGACAATCCCTACGACTTGCTGCAGCTCTGCGCGGGGAGCCAGTGCCTCCTCTACGAGCTCGATCCTTCGCACCCCATCCCCAAGGTCCTCAAGGACTTCGTCCACGATTCGAGGATCTTCGGCGTTGGGGTGGAGGCGATGGCCAAGGAGCTCGAGAGGGAGTACGGGCTGACGATGCGGAAGCCCGTGGAGCTCCGGAAGGTGGCGGAGAAGTCCAAGGAGGTCTCGCTCGGGTACGTCGACTTCCGGAAGAAGAATCTGGAGCAGCTGGCGCGGATCGTGCTGGGAGCGGAGGCCGAGGTGGCGAGGCCGAGGAAGATTAAGTGGCAGATGCACGATAAGTACGGCCCGGGCGCGTGGGATTATGATATCAGGCTATCCGACGAGCTGATCAAGCACGCGAGCATCGACGCCTTCCTGGCTTGCAAGATGGGGACGAAGCTGTTGAAGGATGTTTGA